In the genome of Henningerozyma blattae CBS 6284 chromosome 5, complete genome, one region contains:
- the PEX15 gene encoding Pex15p (similar to Saccharomyces cerevisiae PEX15 (YOL044W); ancestral locus Anc_7.87) encodes MSELLERSLELQKLLDDEQFSTKVENTNEDISQDRHNGELITTLDTPKNLKIYQSCLSLFIQGNISDCLQMMLDNGLLNNDLMEKNKEITELFIFCLYRLPILKDSEIELFYNFQGMIESSYFNELQNIKMSNIRILQEYFSIYCNVLKLTNAPLKKKILLKKEVENQLDSYLQLQDISIDNLKTLIEFYIFEIEIGLLEENRRPELYLQLEDKYPTILNRPEVLDLKPNITMKLTPFTGSRHSSRSHELNKREQNKDNIGIQELETLKNKDIPFMQQLYTSRQFGRLSFLLEKCFNRFNKVQTVALLISVILALLTVSRRYHLLAKLSSVSKFVVDILAE; translated from the coding sequence ATGAGTGAACTGTTAGAAAGAAGTTTAGAACTACAAAAATTACTAGATGATGAACAATTTTCCACCAAAGTTGAGAATACAAATGAAGATATAAGTCAAGACAGGCATAATGGTGAACTCATTACCACACTTGACACACcgaagaatttaaaaatatatcaatcATGCTTATCACTATTTATTCAGGGGAACATTTCTGATTGCCTTCAAATGATGTTAGACAATGGAttgttaaataatgatttaatggagaaaaataaagaaattacggaattatttatattctgTTTATACCGATTACcaattttgaaagattctgagattgaattattttataattttcaagGTATGATAGAGAGTAGTTATTTTAATGAGCTACAGAATATCAAGATGTCTAACATTCGAATTCTgcaagaatatttttcaatttattgcAATGTACTGAAACTAACTAACGCGccattgaagaaaaaaattttattaaaaaaagaagtaGAAAATCAATTAGATAGCTATTTACAATTACAGGATATAtctattgataatttaaaaactttGATTgaattctatatttttgaaattgaaattggcctattagaagaaaatagGCGGCCTGAATTATATCTCCAGCTAGAAGATAAATACCCTACCATTTTAAATAGACCCGAAGTTTTAGATTTGAAGCCAAATATTACTATGAAACTAACTCCTTTTACTGGTTCAAGACATAGCTCTAGATCACACGAGTTAAATAAGCGTgaacaaaataaagataatattgGAATTCAGGAACTGGAAACTTTAAAGAACAAAGATATTCCATTTATGCAGCAGCTATATACAAGCCGACAATTTGGTAGGCTTTCTTTTCTATTGGAAAAATGTTTCAATCGTTTTAACAAAGTCCAGACTGTTGCACTCTTAATTTCTGTGATTTTGGCATTACTGACGGTATCTCGTCGATATCACCTATTGGCTAAACTTTCTTCTGTTTCCAAATTTGTTGTAGATATTCTTGCTGAGTAG
- the NGL1 gene encoding RNA exonuclease (similar to Saccharomyces cerevisiae NGL1 (YOL042W); ancestral locus Anc_7.90) produces the protein MSAKVFSRKLIPTASLSKGVRGPSLSIPIQQPHQTLPAAKNPTFTFLSYNMLSPHYMWPQVYTYVPQEYKDWKYRHNLLEKEILDKYRSDIMCVQELTTIDYYSFWRDSLRKGFNYGSRFIAKNPPNYWTKSLVEMDGVGIFYNLDMFDYIGSRSINLNDLASTFDRKELDYMAAKEITILNGNGDVTGKESLYELALSKNQVCLFVMVEHKISKDVFVIINTHLYWKYEEVKLTQCMIIMRKLAKIVNELLFNAESRDMNYNKVKILFSGDLNDGFDSKIVQFLKGNKIEKSDGLKMRNPMASFLNHCCYDDLLNDRQKFFDNTCYSGKLKGIFDFVWYHDRDFKLKNILSGIEITEELNFLNQDGLPNRDHPSDHIPLLMEFEILP, from the coding sequence ATGAGTGCAAAAGTCTTTTCAAGAAAGCTTATACCGACAGCAAGTCTGTCGAAAGGTGTACGAGGTCCTTCGTTGTCAATTCCTATACAACAACCACATCAAACACTTCCTGCTGCGAAGAATCCCACTTTCACCTTCTTGAGTTATAATATGCTGTCACCACATTATATGTGGCCACAGGTGTATACTTATGTTCCTCAAGAATATAAGGATTGGAAGTATAGacataatttattagaaaaggAAATATTGGACAAGTACAGGTCTGATATCATGTGTGTTCAGGAGTTAACCActattgattattattcgTTCTGGAGAGATTCTTTAAGGAAGGGCTTCAATTATGGTTCTCGGTTCATTGCCAAGAATCCTCCAAATTATTGGACAAAATCGTTAGTAGAAATGGACGGGGTCGGGATCTTTTATAATTTGGATATGTTTGATTACATCGGTTCTAGGAGCATCAATTTGAACGACTTGGCCAGTACTTTTGATAGAAAGGAATTAGATTATATGGCCGCTAAAGAAATTACTATTTTAAATGGGAACGGTGATGTCACAGGGAAAGAATCTCTTTACGAATTAGCCTTGAGTAAAAATCAAGTTTGCTTATTCGTCATGGTAGAACATAAAATAAGTAAAGACGTGTTTGTTATAATTAATACCCATTTATATTGGAAATATGAAGAAGTCAAATTGACTCAATGTATGATTATCATGAGAAAATTGGCCAAGATTGTTAATGAGTTATTATTCAATGCTGAAAGCAGAGATatgaattataataaagTGAAAATTCTGTTTAGTGGAGATTTAAATGATGGGTTTGATTCTAAAATCGTCCAATTTCTAAAAggtaataaaattgaaaaaagtgATGGATTGAAAATGAGAAATCCAATGGCTTcctttttaaatcattgttgttatgatgatttattaaatgatagACAAAAATTCTTTGATAATACATGTTACTCGGGAAAATTAAAGGGGATTTTCGATTTTGTGTGGTATCATGACAGAGatttcaaattgaaaaatattttaagtggtattgaaattacagaagaattaaactttttaaaTCAAGATGGCTTGCCCAATAGAGACCATCCAAGTGATCATATCCCACTTCTAAtggaatttgaaattttaccatag
- the TBLA0E02250 gene encoding uncharacterized protein → MSIQENKINQDYISDSELETLTIEVNKKEEKIINTFKQLHRIFDMTVIFSIGSKTLLLCLCNSKLESFHWKFLKYMLFSFCYLNNSIIMTFTYFICHAKDRVSTRFNHYEDDSEIAPLLKDEKIKRKKFWYTFYLVCGLTFISYSCLFTNLILLVSNSIPIDSDAYRKVPIIVLSVILGVYQLIFSLVYRRFTKTIL, encoded by the coding sequence ATGTCAAtacaagaaaataaaataaatcaagATTATATTTCTGATTCTGAACTCGAAACTCTTACTATCGAAGTCAACAAGAAAGAGGAAAAAATCATCAATACGTTTAAACAATTACATCGTATCTTTGATATGACtgtaattttttccattGGCAGTAAAACACTTTTATTATGTTTATGTAATAGTAAGTTGGAATCCTTCCATTggaaatttctaaaatatatgCTTTTCAGCTTCTGTTAtctaaataatagtattattatgacATTTACATATTTCATTTGCCATGCAAAGGATAGAGTTTCCACAAGATTTAATCATTACGAAGATGATTCAGAAATCGCAcctttattaaaagatgagaaaattaaaagaaagaagTTTTGgtatactttttatttggtTTGTGGATTAACatttatttcatattcttGTTTATTCACAAATCTAATATTACTAGTTTCCAATTCAATTCCAATTGATTCTGATGCCTATAGAAAAGTGCCAATTATTGTTTTGTCTGTAATTTTAGGTGTATATCAATTAATCTTCTCCCTAGTTTACAGAAGGTTTACCAAGACAATCTTATAG
- the TBLA0E02300 gene encoding uncharacterized protein (similar to Saccharomyces cerevisiae YOL047C; ancestral locus Anc_7.84) gives MDVWYCLVAIAADLKYNLFDKYYLRTRKIKQNKFVGPTKDVDKKYYLEQDGEIPIEDEIRGYNTNSPIIVPPLPLFWHGLRKNLKLRVFLIKKNFNLNFFLNPTFRFPIIGLIQTITYPIYWRYVLIFSICYILIFFTLIFMTYIFVLPIMFLFTFSILGPFGFLLSHLQWLLQLNLIANLIVKNLLFKRFKFEIFDLTMVRLKKQILANQEKFILPKENGGMVSNWSFKFWNDEIFEKRYISVIFNTLKLIIFLGVSMIPIMGPIILNQLLSSKRALEYMERFFQIVSISGSDKKNFYYEHYLAFICFGSMTGVLEVLPFFSIFTIISNTVGSAYWSSNLIESGQI, from the exons ATGGACGTGTGGTACTGCTTGGTGGCAATAGCAGCCGACCTGAagtataatttatttgataaatattatttgagaACACGAAAAATTAAGCAAAACAAATTTGTTGGTCCTACTAAAGATGtggataaaaaatattatttagaaCAAGATGGAGAGATCCCCATAGAGGACGAGATTAGAGGATATAATACGAATTCTCCGATAATTGTACCGCCTTTACCATTATTTTGGCACGGACTTCGAAAGAACTTGAAGCTCAGAGTGTTTTtaatcaagaaaaattttaatctaaatttttttctaaatccAACTTTTCGATTCCCTATAATA GGTTTAATCCAAACGATTACTTATCCCATATATTGGAGATatgttttaatattctccatttgttatatattaatttttttcactttaaTATTCATGACATACATATTTGTCTTACCAataatgtttttatttaccTTTTCTATATTAGGCCCGTTTGGATTTCTACTATCACATTTACAATGgttattacaattaaatttaattgcgAATTTAATTGtcaagaatttattatttaagaggttcaaatttgaaatattcgATTTAACTATGGTTCgattgaaaaaacaaatactGGCTAATCAggaaaaatttatcttACCTAAGGAAAATGGAGGAATGGTTAGTAATTGgagttttaaattttggaaTGATGagatatttgaaaaacgTTATATCAGTGTTATATTTAACACGCTTAAATTGATTATATTCTTAGGTGTTTCTATGATACCAATAATGGGGCCGATAATAttgaatcaattattatcatcgAAAAGAGCATTAGAATATATGGAAAGATTCTTCCAAATTGTATCAATATCTGGAAGtgataagaaaaatttctattatGAACATTATTTAGCGTTTATTTGTTTTGGATCAATGACTGGTGTATTAGAAGTCTTgccatttttttctatttttactattatttcCAATACAGTAGGATCTGCCTACTGGAGTTCAAATTTGATTGAATCTGGTCAAATATAA
- the TPD3 gene encoding protein phosphatase 2A structural subunit TPD3 (similar to Saccharomyces cerevisiae TPD3 (YAL016W); ancestral locus Anc_7.88) produces MSNGVAAGSEMTEDKDLYPLALLMDELKHDDISNRLEAMKKLDTIALALGQQRTRDELIPFLIEVAQDDEDEVFAVLADELGEFLPYIGGSKYASLLLPPLEILASTEETLVRDKAVASLNKVAKEFPEEQLLHDFIPLIEHLATADWFSSKVSACGLFKSVIIQIKGDALRKDLLGLYLQLVQDETPMVRRAASKHLPAIIDLLTENINLSTNEDWDYISTMFQKISTDQQDSVKFLSVDVLISIMKFFNKKGDSTHFQNLLTSAIKLISDEAWRVRYMAADRFEELSSQFASNPEFISELIQPFLHLCEDNESDVRKAIAKQVPGFAKFIKNPQVVLEKIMPAVQSLSMDESENVRASLALKINNMSVVLTKEDAINNLLPILLNMLKDEFPDVCLNIIGNLKVVNEVLGINMLSESLLPAITELAKDINWRVRIAIIDYIPVLAEQLGVQFFDQQLSDLCLSWLWDTVYSIREAAIKNLRKLTEIFGSDWCSQEIISRLLKFDSQLLENFVYRFTLLTALTTLVPVVSLEVVTEQILPFISHLADDAVPNIRFNVAKSYAIIIESLVKSGKKEYLELADNKIMPSLEKLTDDNDVDVKYFANQSITKCRPMFA; encoded by the coding sequence atgAGTAACGGTGTAGCAGCAGGTTCAGAAATGACTGAAGATAAAGATTTATACCCTTTAGCGCTATTAATGGATGAACTGAAGCATGATGACATTAGTAATAGATTAGAAGCcatgaaaaaattagacACAATTGCCTTAGCCTTAGGCCAGCAACGTACTAGAGATGAATTGATTCCATTTTTAATCGAAGTTGCACAGGATGACGAAGATGAAGTGTTTGCTGTTTTGGCTGATGAATTAGGTGAATTTTTACCTTATATTGGTGGTTCTAAGTATGCTTCGCTATTATTACCACCTTTAGAAATTCTAGCATCTACTGAAGAAACTTTAGTTAGGGATAAAGCAGTTGCTTCATTGAATAAAGTTGCCAAAGAATTTCCTGAAGAACAATTATTACATGATTTTATTCCTTTAATTGAACATCTAGCTACAGCAGATTGGTTTTCTTCTAAAGTATCTGCTTGTGGGTTATTTAAATCAGTCatcattcaaattaaaGGTGATGCATTaagaaaagatttattaggtctttatttacaattagTTCAAGATGAAACTCCAATGGTAAGAAGAGCCGCAAGTAAACATTTACCAGCAATCATTGATCTTTTaactgaaaatattaatttatcaactAATGAAGATTGGGATTACATATCGACTATGTTTCAAAAAATCAGTACGGATCAACAAGATTCTgtcaaatttttatcagttgatgttttaatttctataatgaaattttttaacaaGAAAGGTGATTCTACACATTTCCAAAACCTGTTGACTTCAGcaatcaaattaatttctGATGAAGCTTGGAGAGTTCGTTATATGGCAGCTGATAGGTTTGAAGAATTGTCATCACAGTTTGCTAGTAATCCTGAATTTATTAGTGAATTGATTCAACCATTTTTACATTTATGTGAAGATAATGAAAGTGATGTTAGAAAAGCTATTGCTAAACAAGTTCCCGGATTTgctaaatttattaaaaatccACAAGTtgttttagaaaaaataatgccAGCCGTTCAAAGTTTAAGTATGGATGAAAGTGAAAACGTCAGGGCATCATTAGctttaaagataaataatatgTCAGTTGTATTAACCAAAGAAGATGCCATTAATAACTTGCTACCAATCTTATTAAATATGTTGAAGGATGAATTTCCAGATGtttgtttaaatattattggtaaTTTGAAAGTAGTAAATGAAGTTCTTGGGATCAATATGTTAAGTGAATCTTTATTACCTGCTATCACAGAGTTAGCCAAGGATATCAATTGGAGAGTTAGAATTGCCATTATTGATTATATTCCAGTGCTTGCAGAACAATTGGGTGTTCAATTTTTCGATCAACAATTAAGTGATTTATGCCTTTCATGGTTATGGGATACAGTTTACTCCATTAGAGAAGCTGCTATTAAgaatttaagaaaattgaCTGAGATATTTGGATCTGATTGGTGTAGTCAAGAAATCATTTcaagattattaaaattcgACTCTCAATTATTAGAGAATTTTGTTTATAGATTTACATTATTAACTGCATTAACCACATTAGTCCCGGTTGTTTCATTAGAAGTTGTCACTGAACAAATATTACCATTTATTTCACATTTAGCAGATGATGCTGTTCCAAACATTAGATTCAATGTTGCTAAATCATATGCCATTATCATCGAATCATTAGTGAAGAGTGGCAAGAAAGAATACTTAGAACTGGCCGATAACAAAATCATGCCTTCATTGGAGAAGTTGACTGACGATAATGATGTTGATGTCAAATATTTCGCTAACCAAAGCATCACGAAATGTAGACCAATGTTTGCTTAA
- the PSK1 gene encoding serine/threonine protein kinase PSK1 (similar to Saccharomyces cerevisiae PSK1 (YAL017W) and PSK2 (YOL045W); ancestral locus Anc_7.86), which translates to MPFIGASKSSHDLFDNLKAKHSISAKSFEPTSQPILTPIVTSDFTREESASPSQHEATPTSDTPPLLDNNDSLHLSNKSTHAYSYNPLSPNSLSVRLNILKRSLEILISNPNLLVAPTDGSVVHTRHLGEYIPNNFIHNHKKSDPISRNLNNAINSKLNAHSAALQAFVINTNCCSPGSPEANKDFDYAVVENAYDQQLNDSKFNPVRKTNLRRASSLHSLASHLKQKIKRDAQANASSTTTTVKHPHFLTSNPKGPFPVSAPIANKRRTKTLGAADNQSIMNGIKYLNIPDSANRDSTSSMDDKTLRHSLGEIMDYSNNYSPYVSDRESSNSSSVNDELLQFEKDNLQNLLNLLNDTLDNNSVENASNLHTISLFNMNKSLLKTSKTELIGEFEEKDSITTVNLKRILLDSLAVPFFQQNCPTKDENSESTSRTRSRTRAFTQRTRVQTQASPVDDNAGLCCIDDNCTSLPDYIRSLHIFTSGKNSSHQAIFTCELDNPWKFRAANDLACLIFGISNNTMKCLSLLDVLHPASRYFVMNKILTTKNQDVPLTGEIVSIIQPGSDGDPNQITLWASLWAKRKNNMLVCVFEKVPCDDGVLLLNKSTFNIEKAISGSELFYPCAEKTFCTLEDKNKIPALSDLSHSLSKLINDVRQGNLDTKDDELLSEEMKVSKYINDKRYFTLNHLSSNIPCAIATCCDEDGIRLHIHSLPYQAGLFIINTHTLKILGFNKSISKNMFGRHFSELINHSIVKILPTFPEMINFVSHHYPILNVHSPENKGLVFTEHFFRKIKAEIENDPEAFYISSGIDAKHSDGSIIKVDLQLHVMNESNILLWITHSRDIIFKDYNTTPSQLEILDENELTKVSTSNTSASSSLHLKIDDALKDNEKTLRDSKLISELRSKKNTERSVVTVDSAATEIPDENDNADKAINFDEIIEPALQKRLQLAKLYSSDKSRFTDSSNFRMDGDLIKKIILSPTANVSTDSLTADGSVASNTKSASALSVAGSFMNSETSLTSLPVTDEQIGSQKHSKKFTHFLVLQKMGEGAYSKVNMCYHKTKKYVVVIKMIYKDRILVDSWVRDRKLGTIPSEIQIMYTLNRKPHDNILRMIDFFEDDQYYYLETPVHGESGCIDLFDLIEFRTDMTEDEAKLIFKQVASGLQHLHSLGIVHRDIKDENVIIDSKGYVKIIDFGSAAYVKNGPFDVFVGTIDYAAPEVLAGNPYEGKPQDIWALGILLYTIIFKENPFYNIDEIIEGNVNFDNEASVNPVCVQLIKKMLIKTVPKRPDINEVFSDPWLQIE; encoded by the coding sequence ATGCCATTCATTGGTGCTTCGAAAAGTTCACACGATCTATTCGATAATTTAAAAGCGAAACATTCGATTTCTGCAAAATCTTTTGAACCTACTTCTCAGCCAATATTAACTCCTATAGTAACTTCGGACTTTACAAGAGAAGAAAGTGCTTCTCCATCACAACATGAAGCCACTCCAACTTCAGATACTCCACCActtttagataataatgattcattacatctttctaataaatctaCACATGCCTATTCGTATAACCCATTATCCCCTAATTCCCTAAGCGTACGACTTAATATCTTGAAAAGATCTCTGGAGATCTTGATCTCAAATCCTAACTTATTGGTAGCGCCAACTGACGGTTCTGTAGTTCATACAAGACATTTAGGTGAATATATACcgaataattttattcataATCATAAAAAGAGTGATCCGATTTCtagaaatttaaataatgcaataaattcaaaattaaatgccCATTCAGCTGCATTACAGGcatttgtaataaatacaaattgTTGTTCTCCAGGTTCACCTGAAGCTAATAAAGATTTCGATTACGCTGTAGTAGAAAATGCATACGAtcaacaattaaatgattcaaaatttaatccagtaagaaaaacaaatttaagAAGAGCCAGCTCATTACATAGTCTTGCTTCtcatttaaaacaaaagattAAAAGGGATGCTCAGGCAAATGCCTCGAGCACAACTACTACTGTTAAACATCCTCATTTTTTAACTTCAAATCCAAAGGGTCCTTTTCCAGTATCTGCTCCCATTGctaataaaagaagaacaaaaacTTTGGGTGCTGCAGATAATCAAAGTATCATGAACggaatcaaatatttaaatattcctGATTCAGCGAACCGTGATTCTACTTCCAGCATGGATGATAAAACTTTACGTCATTCACTTGGGGAGATTATggattattcaaataattattctcCTTATGTAAGTGACAGGGAAAgttcaaattcatcatctgtaaatgatgaattattacaatttgaaaaagataatttacaaaatctattgaatttattaaatgatacCCTTGATAACAATTCAGTAGAAAATGCTTCTAATTTACATacaatatcattatttaatatgaACAAATCACTTTTGAAGACTTCAAAAACAGAATTAATTGGAGAgtttgaagaaaaagattCTATAACTACagtaaatttgaaaagaattCTTTTAGATTCTCTAGCAGTGCCAttttttcaacaaaatTGTCCCACAAAAGATGAAAACTCAGAGTCAACCTCAAGAACAAGATCAAGAACAAGAGCTTTTACCCAACGTACAAGAGTTCAAACTCAAGCTTCGCCCGTAGATGATAATGCTGGATTATGTTGTATTGATGACAATTGTACAAGTTTACCAGATTATATTAGATCTCTACACATTTTTACTTCAGGAAAGAATTCTTCACATCAAGCAATTTTCACTTGTGAATTAGATAATCCTTGGAAATTCAGAGCAGCAAATGATTTAGCTTGTTTGATATTTGgtatatcaaataatactatgAAATGCCTTTCCTTATTAGATGTACTACATCCAGCAAGTAGATATTTTGTTATGAATAAAATACTAACCACAAAAAATCAAGATGTACCATTAACAGGTGAAATTGTTTCTATTATTCAACCTGGCAGTGATGGTGATCCAAACCAAATCACACTTTGGGCTTCCTTATGGGCCAAGaggaaaaataatatgctGGTTTGTGTATTTGAGAAAGTTCCTTGCGATGATGGggttttattattgaataaatcTACTTTTAATATCGAAAAGGCAATTTCAGGTtctgaattattttatcCTTGTGCAGAAAAAACTTTTTGTACATTggaagataaaaataaaattccaGCACTTTCTGATTTAAGTCACTCTTTATCCAAACTGATTAATGATGTTAGACAAGGAAATTTAGACAcaaaagatgatgaattattatctgaAGAGATGAAAGTTTCAAAATACATCAATGATAAGAGATACTTCactttaaatcatttatcTTCAAACATTCCATGTGCTATTGCTACTTGCTGTGATGAGGATGGAATAAGATTGCATATTCATAGTTTACCTTATCAAGCTGgtcttttcattattaatactcATACACTAAAGATTCTTGGCTTCAATAAATCTATTTCTAAGAATATGTTTGGTCGTCATTTTTCTGAATTAATTAACCATTCAATTGTCAAAATATTACCAACGTTCCCTGAAATGATTAACTTTGTTTCACACCATTATCCAATTCTAAATGTCCACTCACCAGAAAATAAAGGCTTGGTATTTACTGAACAtttctttagaaaaattaaagctgaaattgaaaatgatccAGAAGCTTTCTATATTTCTTCAGGTATTGATGCAAAACATTCCGATGgttctattattaaagtaGATTTACAATTGCACGTAATGAATGAAAGTAATATTCTATTATGGATAACTCATTCAAGAGATATTATCTTTAAGGACTACAATACGACTCCTTCTCAACTAGAAATACTGGATGAGAATGAACTAACCAAAGTGAGTACTTCAAATACTTCAGCATCCTCTTCGCtacatttaaaaattgatgacGCATTGAAGGATAATGAGAAGACTTTGAGAGATTCCAAGTTAATTTCGGAATTAAGAAGTAAAAAGAATACAGAAAGGTCGGTTGTAACCGTGGATAGCGCTGCTACTGAAATTCCAGATGAGAATGATAATGCTGATAAAgctattaattttgatgaaattaTCGAGCCAGCATTACAGAAAAGATTGCAACTTGCTAAATTATATAGCAGTGATAAATCAAGATTTACTGATAGTTCCAATTTTAGAATGGATGgagatttaattaaaaagattatTCTAAGTCCAACTGCGAATGTTTCCACCGACTCGTTGACTGCTGACGGTTCTGTTGCATCAAATACTAAATCAGCATCAGCTCTATCAGTTGCTGGCTCATTCATGAATTCTGAGACTTCTTTAACAAGCTTGCCTGTCACTGATGAGCAAATTGGATCCCAAAAGCattctaaaaaatttaccCACTTTTTAGTACTTCAAAAAATGGGTGAGGGTGCATATAGTAAAGTTAATATGTGCTACcataaaactaaaaaatatgTTGTTGTCATTAAAATGATTTATAAAGATAGAATTTTGGTAGATTCATGGGTAAGGGATCGCAAGCTAGGTACTATTCCATCagaaatccaaataatGTATACTCTGAATAGAAAACCACACGATAACATTCTAAGAATGATTGATTTCTTCGAAGATGaccaatattattatctagAAACACCAGTTCATGGTGAATCTGGTTGCATTGATTTATTCGACTTGATTGAGTTCCGTACAGATATGACGGAAGACGAAGccaaattaatttttaaacaaGTTGCTTCTGGTCTACAACATTTACATAGCTTAGGTATTGTTCATCGTGACATTAAGGATGAAAATGTCATCATTGATTCCAAAGGTTATgtcaaaattattgattttgGTTCTGCAGCATATGTTAAAAACGGACCATTTGATGTATTTGTTGGTACTATAGATTATGCTGCCCCTGAAGTTTTAGCGGGCAATCCATATGAAGGTAAGCCACAAGATATTTGGGCGCTtggtattttattatacacCATCATTTTTAAGGAAAATccattttataatattgatgaaattattgaaggTAATGTTAATTTTGACAATGAAGCATCTGTGAATCCCGTTTGTgttcaattaattaaaaaaatgttaatcAAGACTGTTCCAAAAAGACCTGATATAAATGAAGTTTTCAGTGATCCTTGGTTACAGATTGAGTAG